In Flavobacterium enshiense, the genomic stretch CGGCAAAGGATTCAATCTGTCTGTAGATTTCCTCGCTCAATTTCAATGGATGTCCTTTTTGGGCACAACAGGCAAAGTAATTATCTTTTACTTTTTGCAATGCCGATTTTGAACGTCCTTTACCGCTCATGGCCCGGCGGAGAATATCGCCATCGGCAGCCGGAAGTCCGGCATAATGCAGGGCGATTTTAATTACGTCTTCCTGATACACCATAATGCCATAGGTTTCTCCGAGCTGTTCTTTAAAAACATCATGGAAATATTCGAAACGGTCGGGATGGTTATGCCTGAAGATATATTCCTTCATCATACCGGATTGTGCCACGCCGGGACGTATAATGGATGAAGCGGCGACGAGGGTTTTATAGTTATCGCATTTCAGACGGCGTAATAATCCCCGCATGGCAGGACTTTCAATATAAAAACATCCGATTGTTTTTCCCCGGCTCAGGAATTCGTTAGCCGTTGCTTCATTTTTTGATAAAGAAGTATCGCGGATATCTACTCTGATATTCCGGTTTTTTTCAATCACTTTTACGCTTTCATCGATATGGCCAATGCCACGCTGGCTAAGGATGTCGAATTTTTCAAAACCGATATCCTCTGCAATGTGCATGTCAAATAAAACAATTGGAAAACCTTTCGGAGGCATTTCCAAGGGGGTGTAATTGGTTATGGGCTCTTCGGAAATCAATATCCCGCAGGAATGCATACTGCGTTGATTGGGATATTTTTCGAGCAGCATTCCGTATTCCTGAACAAGTTTTACCACAGAATTAGTATCATGAAGCGCCATGGGATTTTTGGCCAATACGTCTAGTTCTTCTTTCGGTAAACCAAAAACTTTCCCCACTTCCCTGAATATGGAACGGTACTTAAATTCTACATTCGTTCCGCAAAAAGCAACGTAATCGGCTCCATATTTATTAAAGATGTATGCGAGAATAGTATCACGCTCTTTCCATGACCAGTCAATATCAAAATCGGGAGGGCTCTTGCGGTTTTCATTCAGGAAGCGTTCAAAATATAAATCCAGTTCGATGGGACAGATATCCGTTATGCCAAGGCAATAGCTCACGATACTGTTCGCGCCGCTGCCACGACCGATATGGAGGAACCCCTGACTATTGCTGTATTGGATGATATCCCAGGTTATCAGGAAATAACCGCTGAACTCCAATTGATCAATTACTTTTAATTCCTTTTCAACTCTTGCCAAGGCTTGCAGATTATCTTGACCGTATCTTTTTGATAATCCTTCAAGAGCGAGTTTGGTCAGCAGTTTTATATCGCTTTCCCGGCTTTCGGTATAGAATTTTTTGTTTCTGGGTTTTTTGAATTCGAATTCAAAATTGCATTGTTCGATTAGTTTTCCAGTGTTTTCTATGATTTGCGGGTATTCTGAAAATTTCGCAAGCAATTGTTCCAAAGGAATCATTACATCTGAAGTTTTGCAATAATCGTCATCCGAAAGTTTGGATAAGATTGCGTTGGTATCTATGGCTCGTACTATCTTATGCAAATTGAATTCTTTTTTTGTTCGGAAGGTAACAGGCTGAAGTATCACCATTTTATGCAGCCAGGCTTTCCAATGCGGGAGAAATAATTTTGAAAGCTGTTCTGGACGGATGCCTATATATTCGTTTTCTTTCAATTCAGTAGGCGTATCTTCGAAAGGATAAATGAAATACACATCATTATACTCCGGAGCTAAAACCGGTAGGGGAGTGTTGTCAAAATTGTGTTTGGTAAGAAAGCGGTTCATTTGGGCCAGTCCGTTTGCATTTTTAGCCAAGCCGATGTAACGTAATTTGTGACTGCAACGAAACTCCATTCCAATAAGCGGTTTGATATTGACTTCATTGCATAGTTTTATAAAATCATAAATGCCGGTTACCGTATTAATGTCTGTTAAAGCCATTGCCTGTACATTGTTGGCAACAGACTGCTGGACCAATTCGGAAACAGGAATAGTTCCGTAGCGCAGGGAATGAAAGGAATGACAATTCAGGTACATCGCGTTATAATTTACGTTTTAAGATTTCTGCCTTATTGTTGGGTTTGAAAGTTGCGCCGGCGCAGCGCATTACAGCATCATAACCGAACCGGTTCTTTATGTTATCCATAGCCTGATACAGTGAGAGCATTTCCTCGGTATCCTCAAACATGTTTATCTGATACGTTCCCCTTACCAGTCCGCTGAAACGGATTCCGATTAACCGAAGCCGCATGCGACGCTGGTAGGCTTTATCGAATAGATCGGTAACCGTTTTTGTCAGGATATGATCGGCCGAAGTATATTGTACTCGGCACTGTTTGGTTTCGGTATCGAAATTGGCGTATCGGATTTTGACCGTCACCGTTGATGTTAACCATTGTTCTGACCGCAGTTGAAAAGCAAGTTTTTCGACCATGCCGGAAAGCACCGCTTTGAGTTTGTGAACATCGATGGTGTCGTGTACAAAAGTATGTTCGGTTGAAATAGATTTCCGTTCCGTATATGGTTCAACAGGATTATTATCGATACCATTGGCTTTTTTCCATAACTCAATGCCGTTTTTACCGATCATGCGCTGTAATACCTCCACAGGCATTTCGGAAAGCGTCTGAATCGTTCGAATTCCGATACGGGACAGTAACTGGAACGTCACATCGCCCACCATAGGGATTTTTTGGATGGACAGCGGATTTAAGAATTGTTTGACCCTATTTTCAGGAATTTCGAGATTTCCTTTTTGCTTGGCTTCTCCGGTTCCAATTTTAGAAACCGTTTTGTTGACTGATAGCGCAAAGCTTATTGGTAAACCTGTTTCCCTGGTAACTGACTGGGCCAGTTCATCCGTCCATTTGTAGCAGCCGAAAAACTTGTCCAAGCCGGTAATGTCGAGGTAAAACTCATCGATGCTTGCCTTTTCTACAATAGGAGCTTTTTCTTTGATGACTTCGGTTACTTCGTGCGATAATCGGGAATACAATTCCATGTCGCCTTTCATTACTTTGGCCTGAGGGCATAATCGTAAGGCCATTTTGACAGGCATAGCTGAACGCACTCCAAAGACACGGGCTTCATACGAACAGGAAGCCACAACACCTCTGTCTCCGCCTCCTATAATCAGTGGAACTCCGATTAATTGGGAGTTTGTTTTTCTTTCGCACGATACGAAAAATGTATCTAAATCCATGTGTACAATTGCCCTTGCCATAATCTTTCTCTATTTGTATCATACAAAATTAGTACAGGTTGTAACAAAATTTAGTATATTTGATGTTACAAATTGTAACAAAATAACCATGTCTTTATTTTCGGACAACATCAGGTATCTTAGAGCAGAAAAGAAGATTTCTCAGGAAAAGCTTGCCGAATCACTGGGTATAACCCGGGGCAGGTACGTTAAATATGAAGACGGGACTTCGGAAGCTCCTTATGAAATATTAAAAAGCATATCTTATTTTTATCATATCAGTATTGATCTGCTACTTTCTGTGGATGTGAGGAAAGTGCCTATGGATGAACTGCTGAAACTGGAAGATAACAGGCTCCTTTTGCCAATTACAGTGGATAAATACGGCGAAAGTTTTATTGAAGTCGTTCCGCATAAAGCAAAAGCTGGTTACCTTACCGGATATGCAGACCCTGAGTTTATAGAAAGCCTGCAACATATTTCCCTGCCTTTTTTAGGTTCGGGAAAATTCAGGGGTTTTCCTGTAGAAGGCGATTCCATGCCGCCCCATGAAGACGGAAGCATAATCGTAGGACGTTATGTTGAGAATTTAGGTGGGGTAGTGGATGGTAAGACCTATATTTTTATTACTAAAGATGAAGGTATAGTCTATAAACGATTGAATAAGAACAAAAGAAACGTGTTGGTGGTTGAATCGGATAACAGCTTTTACCCGCCCTATGAAGTCAAGGCTTCGGACATTCTTGAAATTTGGGAATATAAATGTAATATAGGTCTAAGCGACAGAAAACAGGAGGTCTCAGAAACGGAAAGTGTAAAAGATATGTTCCTGGAATTGAAAAGGGAAATTAATGAATTGAAGAATAGGTGAAAAAGGGCTTCGACCCTTCGACCCTTCGACAGGCTCAGGATCCATGCAGTCATTAAATTGGAGTTCCGGTGGCTGAGCCTGTCGAAGCCACGTCTTTTTTATTGAATTATTTCATTGATGAAGATTATCTGACTATCAATTTTTGAGTTTTATAATGTCTGCCTATCTTTATTTGAATTAAATATATCCCACTTGTTAAATGACTGGTATTCATGTCGATGGATTTTTTGCCAAAATCCAAATCACCATCAAATAAACTTTTTATGAATCTTCCATTTAAATCAAAAAGATGGATGGAAACATTTTCCGGTTGTGAAAGGGACAAGGAGATCGTTGCTAAATTTGAAATTGGGTTGTGATAAATTATAAATGAATTTTCTTGTTGGAAGTCATTAGTTGCTAATTGTTCGGATGTTAATTTAACGATCCAATAATCATAATCGCCATGATATTCTGTTATATCTCCATTTGTAGAATTGCTCATTCCTGCGATAATATAGCCCCCATCAGAAATTTTTTGGATAGCAAAGGCCCTGTCATCACCTGAACCACCCAGTGTTTTTTGCCACAGTATTCCTCCTGATGCGTCAAATTTTACAATCCAATAATCATAACCACCATGATTTTCCGTCACATCTCCGTCAGTAGAAGAAGTGACACCTGCAACAATATAACCACCATCAACAGTTTGTTGTATGTCATAGGGGATATCAGCGCCTGTACCTCCAGCAATTTCATACCATTGAGGAATGCCGTTTGCATTTAATTTATGGATGTAGATATTGCCATAACTATTCCCTACAAGGATAAACCCACCATCAGAGGTTTGTCGAATGCAATAAATACTATCAGCATTGTCTCCTCCCAAGGTTCTCTGCCATTGCATAATTCCGTTTGCATTCAATTTTACAATCCAGCCATCGTAATTTACGACATTTGAAGTAATATCACCATCAGTAGAATTGGTTTCCCCGGCAACAATGTATCCGCCATCTGTAGTTTGCTGTATACTCCATGCATAGTCTTGCCCGTTGCCGCCAAATGTTTTCTGCCACAGAATAGTTCCTGCAGCATCCAGCTTTACTACCCAAAAATTAGTACCCGCATAAACTGATGCGACATCACCATTTGCAGAGCCGCTATAACCGGCAAATATATATCCTCCATCTGAGGTTTGTTGGATGCTTAGTACTGATTCCCAACCGGTACCCCCAAACGTTTTTTTCCACACAATGGTTCCTGAGCTATTTAATTTTATAACCCAACAATCATAACCTCCCTGATTGCTTGTAATATCTCCATCTGATGAATTGGTTGAGCCTGCGAGAATATAGCCGCCATCCAAGGTTTGTTGTATGCTGTTAATGTTGTCCAAACCGGAACCTCCCAATGTTCTTTTCCATTGAATCGTTCCGGTGCTGTTTATTTTTGCAATCCAACAATCATAATCTCCATGAAATCCTGTAATGTCACCATCATTAGAACCTGTCAGTCCGGAAATAAGATAACCACCGTCTGAGGCTTGACAAATGCTCTTTCCGTAATCATCTGCTGAGCCGCCATAGTTTTTTTGCCATTGTATGGCGGGTTGGGAATAACTAAGAAAAGAAAGTAATAATCCGATTAAAAAAGTAAAATATGTTTTCATACTATTTAATTTTTTAAGAACTGTGAAGGTCGGTCTCTACAGTATCTTCACT encodes the following:
- a CDS encoding DNA polymerase III subunit alpha, with protein sequence MYLNCHSFHSLRYGTIPVSELVQQSVANNVQAMALTDINTVTGIYDFIKLCNEVNIKPLIGMEFRCSHKLRYIGLAKNANGLAQMNRFLTKHNFDNTPLPVLAPEYNDVYFIYPFEDTPTELKENEYIGIRPEQLSKLFLPHWKAWLHKMVILQPVTFRTKKEFNLHKIVRAIDTNAILSKLSDDDYCKTSDVMIPLEQLLAKFSEYPQIIENTGKLIEQCNFEFEFKKPRNKKFYTESRESDIKLLTKLALEGLSKRYGQDNLQALARVEKELKVIDQLEFSGYFLITWDIIQYSNSQGFLHIGRGSGANSIVSYCLGITDICPIELDLYFERFLNENRKSPPDFDIDWSWKERDTILAYIFNKYGADYVAFCGTNVEFKYRSIFREVGKVFGLPKEELDVLAKNPMALHDTNSVVKLVQEYGMLLEKYPNQRSMHSCGILISEEPITNYTPLEMPPKGFPIVLFDMHIAEDIGFEKFDILSQRGIGHIDESVKVIEKNRNIRVDIRDTSLSKNEATANEFLSRGKTIGCFYIESPAMRGLLRRLKCDNYKTLVAASSIIRPGVAQSGMMKEYIFRHNHPDRFEYFHDVFKEQLGETYGIMVYQEDVIKIALHYAGLPAADGDILRRAMSGKGRSKSALQKVKDNYFACCAQKGHPLKLSEEIYRQIESFAGYSFCKAHSASYAVESYQSLYLKVHYPIEFMVAVINNQGGFYRTEVYVHEAKMSGATIQNPCVNKSEFETTVYGTDVYLGFMHLDSFETKIAQFLIKERKNNGEFRSLEDFITRIPIGIESIQILIFIGAFRFTGKSKNELLVIARLLLVNFKPENRNLMLLQEPIKEYELPALERSPFEDAFDEIELLGFPVSFTPFDLLQTKYRGSVLAKDLLHYHKKSVKMLGYLISRKHVPTKMGTMYFGTWIDNDGEYFDTAHFTNSLEQYPFQGGGCYLLLGNVEVDFHFPTITITKMAKMPFVADPRYSNANDRQYKVHQQIREDVSMTHRAPYPQEHEINLPRRKMNS
- the dinB gene encoding DNA polymerase IV → MARAIVHMDLDTFFVSCERKTNSQLIGVPLIIGGGDRGVVASCSYEARVFGVRSAMPVKMALRLCPQAKVMKGDMELYSRLSHEVTEVIKEKAPIVEKASIDEFYLDITGLDKFFGCYKWTDELAQSVTRETGLPISFALSVNKTVSKIGTGEAKQKGNLEIPENRVKQFLNPLSIQKIPMVGDVTFQLLSRIGIRTIQTLSEMPVEVLQRMIGKNGIELWKKANGIDNNPVEPYTERKSISTEHTFVHDTIDVHKLKAVLSGMVEKLAFQLRSEQWLTSTVTVKIRYANFDTETKQCRVQYTSADHILTKTVTDLFDKAYQRRMRLRLIGIRFSGLVRGTYQINMFEDTEEMLSLYQAMDNIKNRFGYDAVMRCAGATFKPNNKAEILKRKL
- a CDS encoding XRE family transcriptional regulator; this encodes MSLFSDNIRYLRAEKKISQEKLAESLGITRGRYVKYEDGTSEAPYEILKSISYFYHISIDLLLSVDVRKVPMDELLKLEDNRLLLPITVDKYGESFIEVVPHKAKAGYLTGYADPEFIESLQHISLPFLGSGKFRGFPVEGDSMPPHEDGSIIVGRYVENLGGVVDGKTYIFITKDEGIVYKRLNKNKRNVLVVESDNSFYPPYEVKASDILEIWEYKCNIGLSDRKQEVSETESVKDMFLELKREINELKNR
- a CDS encoding T9SS type A sorting domain-containing protein; this encodes MKTYFTFLIGLLLSFLSYSQPAIQWQKNYGGSADDYGKSICQASDGGYLISGLTGSNDGDITGFHGDYDCWIAKINSTGTIQWKRTLGGSGLDNINSIQQTLDGGYILAGSTNSSDGDITSNQGGYDCWVIKLNSSGTIVWKKTFGGTGWESVLSIQQTSDGGYIFAGYSGSANGDVASVYAGTNFWVVKLDAAGTILWQKTFGGNGQDYAWSIQQTTDGGYIVAGETNSTDGDITSNVVNYDGWIVKLNANGIMQWQRTLGGDNADSIYCIRQTSDGGFILVGNSYGNIYIHKLNANGIPQWYEIAGGTGADIPYDIQQTVDGGYIVAGVTSSTDGDVTENHGGYDYWIVKFDASGGILWQKTLGGSGDDRAFAIQKISDGGYIIAGMSNSTNGDITEYHGDYDYWIVKLTSEQLATNDFQQENSFIIYHNPISNLATISLSLSQPENVSIHLFDLNGRFIKSLFDGDLDFGKKSIDMNTSHLTSGIYLIQIKIGRHYKTQKLIVR